The following coding sequences are from one Streptococcus mitis window:
- a CDS encoding DUF951 domain-containing protein — protein MYQVGNFVEMKKPHACTIKSTGKKANRWEITRVGADIKIKCSNCDHVVMMGRYDFDRKMNKIID, from the coding sequence ATGTATCAAGTTGGAAATTTTGTTGAAATGAAAAAACCACATGCTTGCACAATCAAGTCAACAGGAAAAAAAGCTAATCGTTGGGAAATTACACGTGTAGGAGCAGATATCAAAATCAAATGTAGCAATTGTGACCATGTTGTCATGATGGGACGCTATGATTTTGATCGAAAAATGAATAAAATTATTGACTGA